From a region of the Gammaproteobacteria bacterium genome:
- a CDS encoding biopolymer transporter ExbD encodes MNFRPQQQQDVEINLTPLIDVVFLLLIFFMVSTTFERESEINITLPEASEKAKELEVDVVEISIDGRGRIYVSGRVLLDSGVPAIKQAIAQAAEGMDEPPIIINADAEARHQSVVKVMDAARQLGLRRLSFMTQIVVETDDSQ; translated from the coding sequence ATGAACTTTCGGCCACAACAGCAACAAGACGTCGAAATCAACCTCACACCGCTTATCGATGTAGTGTTTCTTTTGCTTATCTTTTTCATGGTGTCGACGACATTTGAGCGGGAATCGGAGATCAACATTACGTTGCCGGAGGCGAGTGAAAAGGCCAAAGAATTAGAAGTTGATGTGGTGGAAATCTCCATTGATGGTCGAGGCCGCATTTACGTTAGTGGCAGAGTGTTGCTTGATTCAGGAGTACCTGCCATCAAACAAGCTATCGCCCAAGCGGCTGAAGGCATGGACGAGCCGCCGATCATCATCAATGCCGACGCCGAGGCAAGGCATCAATCGGTCGTAAAGGTTATGGATGCGGCCCGCCAGCTTGGGTTGAGGCGGCTGAGTTTTATGACCCAGATAGTCGTCGAGACTGATGATTCCCAATAA